From a single Fusobacterium ulcerans ATCC 49185 genomic region:
- the mglA gene encoding galactose/methyl galactoside ABC transporter ATP-binding protein MglA, whose translation MKNLEYMLEMDNISKEFPGVKALDGANLKVRPHSVHALMGENGAGKSTLMKCLFGIYEKDSGKILFEGKEINFTSAKEALDNGVSMVHQELNQVLQRNVLDNIWLGRYPQKGFFIDEKKMYNDTKKIFEELEIDVDPRSKVADLAVSERQMIEIAKAVSYNSKIIVMDEPTSSLTEKEVEHLFKIINKLRDRGCGIVYISHKMEEIKAISDDITILRDGKWIATESVADLSTDQIINMMVGRDLTNRFPPKDNVVKECILKVEGLTAAKQPSINNISFELHKGEILGVAGLVGAKRTDIVETIFGIREKAAGNIFLNGKEVKNKTPNEAIENGFALVTEERRATGIYSMLNVGFNSTISNLDRYLSKFRLLSDKGIKKDTQWVIDSMRVKTPSQSTSIGSLSGGNQQKVILGRWLLTEPDVLMLDEPTRGIDVLAKFEIYQLMIELAKKDKGIIMISSEMPELLGVTDRILVMSNGRVAGIVKTSETTQEEIMTLSAKYL comes from the coding sequence ATGAAAAATTTAGAATATATGCTAGAAATGGATAATATCTCTAAAGAGTTTCCGGGGGTAAAAGCATTAGATGGGGCTAATTTGAAAGTTAGACCTCACTCTGTTCATGCACTTATGGGTGAGAATGGTGCTGGAAAATCAACTCTGATGAAATGTTTATTTGGAATCTATGAGAAAGATAGTGGAAAGATACTTTTTGAAGGGAAAGAAATAAACTTTACTTCTGCAAAGGAAGCTCTAGATAATGGAGTATCAATGGTTCATCAAGAACTTAATCAAGTACTTCAAAGAAATGTGCTTGATAATATCTGGCTTGGAAGATACCCGCAAAAAGGATTTTTTATAGATGAGAAAAAAATGTATAATGACACTAAAAAAATATTTGAAGAACTTGAGATAGATGTAGATCCACGTTCAAAAGTAGCAGACCTAGCTGTTTCAGAAAGACAAATGATAGAAATAGCAAAAGCAGTATCATATAATTCGAAAATAATCGTGATGGACGAACCAACTTCTTCACTTACTGAAAAAGAGGTAGAACATCTGTTTAAAATAATTAATAAATTAAGAGATAGAGGATGCGGAATTGTATATATTTCTCATAAAATGGAAGAGATAAAAGCTATATCTGATGATATAACTATCCTTAGAGATGGTAAATGGATAGCTACAGAATCAGTTGCAGATCTTTCAACTGACCAAATAATAAATATGATGGTAGGAAGAGATTTGACTAATCGTTTTCCTCCAAAAGATAATGTGGTAAAAGAGTGTATTTTAAAGGTTGAAGGACTTACAGCTGCAAAACAGCCATCTATTAATAATATCAGCTTTGAACTTCATAAAGGTGAAATATTGGGAGTAGCTGGACTGGTTGGAGCCAAGAGAACAGATATTGTAGAAACAATATTTGGTATAAGAGAAAAAGCAGCAGGAAATATATTTTTAAATGGAAAGGAAGTTAAAAATAAGACTCCTAATGAAGCAATAGAAAATGGATTTGCTTTAGTAACAGAGGAACGTAGAGCTACAGGTATATACAGTATGCTGAATGTAGGTTTCAACTCAACTATTTCAAATCTTGATAGATATTTAAGTAAATTCCGTTTATTAAGTGATAAGGGGATTAAAAAAGATACTCAATGGGTAATTGACAGTATGAGAGTAAAAACACCTTCTCAATCAACAAGTATAGGTTCTTTGTCTGGAGGAAATCAGCAGAAAGTAATATTAGGAAGATGGCTTTTAACAGAGCCAGATGTACTTATGCTGGATGAACCTACAAGAGGAATAGATGTTTTGGCAAAGTTTGAAATTTATCAGCTTATGATTGAACTTGCTAAAAAAGATAAAGGAATTATTATGATTTCTTCTGAAATGCCAGAACTTCTGGGAGTAACAGACAGAATACTTGTTATGAGTAATGGTAGAGTTGCAGGGATAGTAAAAACATCTGAAACAACTCAGGAAGAAATAATGACTTTATCAGCAAAATATCTATAG
- the mglB gene encoding galactose/glucose ABC transporter substrate-binding protein MglB encodes MKKTSLILGALLLVAGLAGCGEKKEAAPTDTAAAPKAEKKLRIGFTAYKFDDNFIALYRKVVLDEAKKIEDKVDLTMVDSQNSQQTQNDQIDVMLSKGTDALAVNLVDPAAGQTVMEKIKAENVPVVFYNKKPAKEVLAAYDKAYYVGIDPNAQGIAQGELIMKAWKANPDLDLNKDGKIQYVMIKGEPGHPDAEARTIYSIKTLNDNGIETEELHLDAAMWDTAQAKDKMDAWLSGPNGDKIEVVICNNDGMALGAIESMKAVGKKLPVFGVDALPEAIVKIEAGEMAGTVLNDAKGQGKATWDMVVNLAEGKAPTEGTEWKLDEKEILIPSIGIDKDNVAEFK; translated from the coding sequence ATGAAAAAAACAAGTTTAATATTGGGGGCACTATTATTAGTAGCAGGGTTAGCTGGATGTGGAGAGAAAAAAGAAGCAGCTCCTACAGATACAGCAGCAGCACCAAAAGCAGAGAAAAAATTAAGAATAGGTTTTACAGCTTATAAATTTGACGATAACTTTATTGCTCTATACAGAAAAGTTGTATTAGACGAAGCTAAGAAAATAGAAGACAAAGTTGATTTAACAATGGTTGATTCTCAAAACAGCCAACAAACTCAAAATGACCAAATTGATGTAATGCTTTCTAAAGGAACAGATGCATTAGCAGTCAACTTAGTTGACCCAGCAGCTGGACAAACAGTAATGGAAAAAATTAAAGCTGAAAATGTACCAGTTGTATTTTATAATAAAAAACCTGCAAAGGAAGTTTTAGCAGCTTATGATAAAGCTTATTATGTAGGAATCGACCCTAATGCTCAAGGAATAGCTCAAGGGGAACTTATCATGAAAGCTTGGAAAGCTAATCCAGATTTAGACTTAAATAAAGATGGAAAAATCCAATATGTAATGATTAAAGGAGAACCAGGACATCCAGATGCTGAAGCAAGAACTATTTATTCAATCAAAACTTTAAATGATAATGGAATAGAAACTGAAGAATTACATCTAGATGCTGCTATGTGGGATACTGCACAAGCAAAAGATAAAATGGATGCATGGTTATCAGGACCTAATGGAGATAAAATTGAAGTTGTTATCTGTAATAATGATGGAATGGCTTTAGGAGCTATTGAATCAATGAAAGCTGTTGGAAAGAAACTTCCAGTATTTGGAGTAGATGCTTTACCAGAAGCTATTGTTAAGATTGAAGCTGGAGAAATGGCTGGAACTGTTCTTAATGATGCTAAAGGTCAAGGAAAAGCTACTTGGGATATGGTAGTTAATCTAGCAGAAGGAAAAGCTCCAACTGAAGGAACTGAATGGAAATTAGATGAAAAAGAAATTTTAATACCTAGTATTGGAATTGATAAAGATAATGTAGCAGAATTTAAATAA
- the murI gene encoding glutamate racemase: protein MKKDYSIGVFDSGVGGTTVLKIMAEILPHENMIYYADSGNAPYGRKTVEELQSLCFNIMDFFLKNRCKAVVIACNTATAAALTAIKERYDIPVIGVINPGSRAAASVSKNGHIAVLATPFTANSNAYGEEIKKFAKKASVYQEGCSELCTMIEEGWETFEDRGDILDEHISQFPGSADTLVLGCTHYPIIREDIEKYFSGKIVDPAKETVIELIDTLRDEDMMNNSKEKGKIEFFVSGDKEQFRKTAEKFLGFEVKKLYQIEK, encoded by the coding sequence ATGAAGAAAGATTACAGTATTGGAGTATTTGACTCTGGAGTTGGAGGCACAACTGTACTAAAAATAATGGCAGAAATATTACCCCATGAAAATATGATATATTATGCTGATAGCGGCAATGCTCCATATGGAAGAAAGACAGTAGAAGAATTACAAAGTCTGTGTTTTAATATAATGGATTTCTTTCTTAAAAACAGATGCAAAGCTGTTGTTATAGCATGTAATACAGCTACAGCTGCTGCTTTAACTGCAATAAAAGAAAGATATGATATACCTGTAATTGGAGTAATAAATCCTGGTTCAAGAGCAGCTGCAAGTGTCAGTAAAAATGGACATATTGCTGTCTTAGCAACTCCTTTTACGGCTAATTCAAATGCTTATGGAGAGGAAATAAAGAAATTTGCTAAAAAGGCCTCTGTTTATCAGGAAGGATGTTCTGAACTATGTACTATGATAGAAGAGGGATGGGAAACTTTTGAAGATAGAGGAGATATTTTAGATGAACATATATCTCAATTTCCAGGATCAGCAGATACATTAGTACTAGGCTGTACTCATTATCCCATTATAAGGGAAGATATAGAAAAATATTTTTCTGGAAAAATAGTTGATCCAGCTAAAGAAACAGTAATTGAACTTATAGACACTTTAAGAGATGAAGATATGATGAATAATTCAAAAGAAAAAGGTAAAATAGAATTCTTTGTCAGTGGAGATAAGGAGCAATTTAGAAAAACAGCAGAAAAGTTTTTAGGATTTGAAGTTAAAAAACTTTACCAGATAGAAAAGTAA
- a CDS encoding L-threonylcarbamoyladenylate synthase yields MNKVKYTALDVDYEEIGKLLKEGNLIIYPTDTVYGVGGIIESDEAISKVYKAKERSFKSPLIVLVSDVSKIEKIAYIEERNREKIEKLIKEFWPGGLTIILNKKENVPDIMVSGGKTVGVRMPDLDTALKIIESAGGLLPTTSANISGEATPKSYEELSEAFKERVEILVDGGKCPIGNASTIIDMSDKPKILRTGAISVEDIEKIIGKLNGEEIN; encoded by the coding sequence ATGAACAAAGTGAAATATACTGCTTTAGATGTTGATTATGAAGAAATAGGAAAACTTTTGAAAGAAGGAAATCTAATAATTTATCCTACTGATACTGTATATGGAGTGGGAGGAATAATAGAATCAGATGAAGCTATATCTAAGGTATACAAAGCTAAAGAGAGAAGTTTTAAATCACCTCTTATCGTTTTGGTAAGTGATGTATCTAAAATAGAAAAAATAGCATATATAGAAGAGAGAAATAGAGAAAAAATAGAAAAGCTGATAAAAGAATTTTGGCCTGGAGGTCTTACTATTATACTGAATAAAAAAGAAAATGTTCCTGATATAATGGTATCAGGAGGTAAAACTGTAGGAGTAAGAATGCCTGACCTTGATACTGCTCTAAAAATAATAGAATCAGCAGGAGGATTACTTCCTACTACAAGTGCAAACATATCTGGTGAGGCTACACCAAAAAGTTATGAGGAGTTGTCAGAAGCTTTTAAAGAAAGAGTGGAAATATTAGTTGATGGAGGAAAATGCCCAATAGGAAATGCCTCAACTATAATAGATATGAGTGATAAACCAAAAATCCTTAGAACAGGAGCCATATCTGTTGAAGATATAGAAAAAATTATTGGAAAATTAAATGGGGAGGAAATAAATTAA
- a CDS encoding aminoglycoside phosphotransferase family protein, whose product MLSSFKDIPFRENWKVISEIKKGWSNDKKYYIETKDNEKLLLRTSDIKLYESKRKEFEFIKIVNALDFQMSKALYFGKDIKDSYVYMILNWIDGKTLYETLSHLSEKKQYLLGIEAGQILKKIHSIPVEEKDIPPNKDKYHLWKLENFEKGSNRVKNDSKVLKYVRNNIDLVNSSPAVYLHGDFHVGNLILTPDEHIGVIDFNRYSYGNRYEEFFKLQSFSMEISIPFSIGQIHGYFKDEPSHVFWKNFSFYCALSSLISIAWAENFDDNEINGMKNRYYETYKHFDGFEKIIPSWYITKKEVSF is encoded by the coding sequence ATGCTTTCTTCATTTAAAGATATACCTTTCAGAGAAAATTGGAAAGTTATATCTGAAATAAAAAAAGGTTGGTCAAATGATAAAAAATATTATATTGAAACCAAAGATAATGAGAAGCTTCTTCTTCGTACTTCTGATATTAAACTTTACGAAAGCAAAAGAAAAGAGTTTGAATTTATAAAAATAGTAAATGCCTTAGATTTCCAAATGTCTAAGGCTTTATATTTTGGAAAAGATATTAAAGATTCTTATGTATATATGATATTAAATTGGATTGATGGAAAAACATTATATGAAACCCTGTCTCATTTATCTGAAAAGAAACAATATCTTTTGGGAATTGAAGCTGGCCAGATATTAAAAAAGATTCATTCTATCCCAGTAGAAGAAAAAGATATCCCTCCAAATAAAGATAAATATCATCTTTGGAAATTAGAAAATTTTGAAAAAGGTTCCAATAGAGTTAAAAATGATTCTAAGGTTTTAAAATATGTTAGAAATAATATAGATCTAGTAAATTCCTCTCCTGCTGTTTATCTCCATGGTGATTTTCATGTTGGAAATCTCATTCTTACCCCTGATGAACATATAGGTGTTATTGACTTTAATCGTTACAGTTATGGCAATAGGTATGAGGAGTTTTTTAAACTGCAAAGCTTCAGTATGGAAATCAGTATCCCTTTTTCTATTGGACAGATTCATGGTTATTTCAAGGATGAACCATCTCATGTATTTTGGAAAAACTTTTCTTTTTATTGTGCTCTTTCATCATTAATTTCAATAGCATGGGCAGAAAATTTTGATGACAATGAAATCAATGGAATGAAAAATAGATATTATGAAACCTATAAGCATTTTGATGGATTTGAAAAAATTATTCCATCATGGTATATAACAAAAAAAGAAGTATCTTTTTAA
- a CDS encoding DnaJ domain-containing protein — translation MIYSVSLVFILIIFLFIGMTFGFNRAVAFIPVLFIIFLLVAFLGWFAINFFWLILLVMLINYIKNQNQPKSTKKRTYYYKFERTEDFDEFFRQAGQQSGGYSYGGNNGNPFGYAEDKTKYYKILGVNSNATKEEVKKAYRDLVKQHHPDKFSNASESDKKYHENRIKEINEAYDKLSKDFS, via the coding sequence ATGATATATAGTGTTTCATTAGTATTTATACTAATAATATTTTTATTTATAGGGATGACCTTTGGATTTAACAGAGCAGTAGCTTTTATTCCAGTTTTGTTCATCATCTTTTTGCTTGTTGCATTTCTTGGATGGTTTGCAATAAACTTTTTCTGGCTGATACTTCTTGTAATGCTAATAAATTACATCAAAAATCAGAACCAGCCTAAGAGTACAAAGAAAAGAACATATTACTATAAATTTGAGAGAACGGAAGATTTTGATGAATTTTTTCGTCAGGCAGGACAACAGAGTGGAGGATATTCATATGGAGGAAATAATGGAAATCCATTTGGATACGCTGAAGATAAAACAAAATATTATAAGATTTTAGGTGTTAACTCTAATGCAACAAAAGAAGAAGTAAAAAAAGCCTATAGAGATCTTGTAAAACAGCACCATCCAGATAAGTTTAGTAATGCAAGTGAATCAGATAAGAAATATCATGAAAACAGAATAAAAGAGATAAATGAAGCTTATGATAAATTGTCAAAAGATTTTTCTTAG
- a CDS encoding ROK family protein, which yields MDYYVGIDLGGTNTKIGLLNIEGDILKSSIIKTLSSEGVDKTMERIWSVIQELAKETDVNIENVKGIGMGIPGPVEDQSIVAFFANFPWGTNVNVKEKLEKITGIETKLDNDANIIALGEAKYGAAKGSKSSVTVALGTGIGGGIYVNGMLISGFKGAGGEIGHMKIVKDGRVCGCGQKGCFEAYASATGLIREAVSRLTVNKQNLLYTMIEGNIAGLEAKDIFDAAKEGDAFSLDLVDYEAEYLAMGIANILNIINPETIVLGGGVALAGDILLDPLRKKLEKYALPVTLEDLKIVQGILGNEAGIKGAVGLFS from the coding sequence ATGGATTATTATGTGGGAATCGATTTAGGTGGAACAAACACTAAAATAGGATTATTGAATATAGAAGGAGATATATTGAAAAGTTCCATAATAAAGACTCTTTCTTCAGAAGGGGTAGACAAAACAATGGAACGAATCTGGAGTGTTATACAGGAACTTGCAAAAGAAACAGATGTAAATATAGAAAATGTAAAAGGAATAGGAATGGGAATTCCTGGACCTGTGGAGGATCAAAGCATAGTTGCATTTTTTGCAAACTTTCCATGGGGAACTAATGTAAATGTAAAAGAGAAACTGGAAAAAATAACAGGAATAGAAACTAAATTAGACAATGATGCTAATATCATAGCATTGGGAGAAGCAAAATATGGAGCTGCAAAGGGAAGTAAAAGCAGTGTAACAGTTGCACTTGGAACAGGTATTGGTGGAGGAATATATGTAAATGGAATGCTTATATCTGGATTCAAAGGTGCTGGTGGAGAAATAGGACATATGAAAATAGTAAAAGATGGAAGGGTATGTGGATGCGGACAGAAAGGATGTTTTGAAGCTTATGCTTCAGCTACAGGATTGATAAGAGAAGCTGTATCAAGACTTACTGTGAACAAACAGAATCTTCTTTATACTATGATAGAAGGAAATATAGCTGGACTGGAAGCAAAAGATATATTTGATGCTGCTAAAGAGGGAGATGCTTTTTCATTAGATCTTGTTGACTATGAGGCAGAGTATTTAGCTATGGGAATAGCTAATATTTTAAATATAATAAATCCAGAAACAATAGTTTTAGGAGGAGGAGTTGCTTTAGCTGGAGATATACTTCTGGATCCTCTTAGAAAAAAATTAGAAAAGTATGCTCTTCCAGTTACGTTGGAAGATTTGAAAATTGTTCAGGGAATACTAGGAAATGAAGCAGGAATAAAAGGTGCAGTAGGGCTTTTCTCATAA
- the trpS gene encoding tryptophan--tRNA ligase: MKRSLSGIQPSGILHLGNYFGAISQFVKNQNSGEFEGFYFIADYHSLTSLTDPKSLKENTYNIVLDYLALGLDPEKSTIFLQSDIPEHVELSWLLSNVTPVGLLERGHSYKDKIAKGFTPNAGLMTYPVLMAADILIYDTDIVPVGKDQKQHLEMTRDIAMKFNQQYGVELFKLPDPLIMDDLAVIPGTDGQKMSKSYGNTINMFASKKELKKQVMSIVTDSTPLEEPKDPNNNIAKLYSLFASIEKQNELKEKFLAGNFGYGHAKTELLNAILEYFGKARERREHLVENSAYVQEVLNEGAKKARAIAREKIMRAKEAVGLIGNAYK, from the coding sequence ATGAAAAGAAGTTTATCTGGTATTCAACCTAGCGGGATCCTTCATCTTGGAAACTACTTTGGTGCAATCAGCCAGTTCGTAAAAAATCAAAACAGTGGCGAATTTGAAGGTTTCTACTTTATCGCTGACTATCACTCACTTACTTCTCTTACTGATCCAAAATCTTTAAAGGAAAATACATACAATATTGTATTGGATTATCTTGCTCTTGGATTAGATCCTGAGAAGTCTACTATCTTTCTTCAATCTGATATACCAGAACATGTTGAGCTTTCTTGGCTTCTTTCAAATGTTACTCCTGTAGGATTATTAGAAAGAGGACATTCATATAAAGATAAAATAGCTAAAGGTTTCACTCCAAATGCTGGACTTATGACTTACCCTGTGCTTATGGCTGCTGATATTCTTATTTATGATACTGATATAGTTCCAGTTGGAAAAGACCAAAAACAGCATCTTGAAATGACAAGAGATATAGCTATGAAATTTAATCAGCAATATGGAGTTGAACTTTTCAAACTTCCTGATCCTCTTATAATGGATGATCTTGCAGTTATTCCAGGAACAGATGGACAAAAAATGAGTAAATCTTATGGAAATACAATAAATATGTTCGCTTCTAAAAAAGAACTAAAAAAACAAGTTATGAGTATAGTTACTGATTCTACTCCTTTAGAAGAACCAAAAGATCCAAATAATAATATAGCAAAACTTTATTCTCTTTTTGCTTCTATTGAAAAACAAAATGAACTTAAAGAAAAATTCCTTGCTGGAAACTTCGGATATGGACATGCTAAAACTGAACTTTTAAATGCTATCCTTGAATATTTTGGAAAAGCAAGAGAGAGAAGAGAACATTTAGTAGAAAACAGTGCCTATGTACAGGAAGTTCTTAATGAGGGAGCTAAAAAAGCAAGAGCTATTGCCAGAGAGAAAATAATGAGAGCTAAAGAAGCTGTAGGTCTTATAGGAAATGCTTATAAATAA
- a CDS encoding ribose-phosphate diphosphokinase: MVKSENVKIFAGTSNVALATKIAERYGLPLGEAEVVRFKDGEVFVKIDETVRGRDVFVVQSTSEPVNENLMELLIFIDALKRASAKSINVIIPYYGYARQDRKSSPREPITSKLVANLLTKSGANRIVAMDLHADQIQGFFDIPVDHMQALPLMVKYFMKKGLYGDDVVVVSPDIGGVKRARKLAEWLDCKIAIIDKRRPKPNMSEVMNLIGEVQGKTAIFIDDMIDTAGTITNGAAAIIDRGAKEAYACCTHAVFSDPAIERLAESPLKEVIVTDSIALPERKKLDKITVLSVDEIFSEAINRIVNNQSVSELFEKAETKRNVK; encoded by the coding sequence ATGGTTAAATCTGAAAATGTTAAGATTTTTGCTGGGACATCAAATGTGGCTTTAGCTACAAAAATCGCTGAGAGGTATGGACTGCCATTAGGTGAAGCAGAAGTAGTTAGATTTAAAGATGGAGAGGTTTTTGTTAAAATTGATGAAACTGTTAGAGGTAGGGATGTATTTGTAGTACAATCAACTTCTGAACCTGTTAATGAAAACTTAATGGAACTTTTAATTTTCATTGACGCATTAAAAAGAGCATCTGCAAAAAGTATCAATGTCATCATTCCTTACTATGGATATGCAAGACAAGATAGAAAATCTAGTCCTAGAGAACCAATTACTTCTAAATTAGTAGCAAATTTATTAACAAAATCAGGGGCTAACAGAATTGTTGCCATGGACCTACACGCTGATCAAATACAAGGATTCTTTGATATCCCAGTGGATCATATGCAAGCTTTACCATTGATGGTAAAATATTTCATGAAGAAAGGGCTTTATGGAGATGATGTAGTAGTAGTTTCGCCAGATATTGGTGGAGTAAAAAGAGCTAGAAAATTAGCTGAATGGCTAGATTGTAAAATAGCTATCATTGATAAAAGAAGACCAAAACCAAATATGTCAGAAGTTATGAATCTTATAGGAGAAGTTCAAGGAAAAACTGCTATATTTATAGATGATATGATTGATACAGCTGGAACTATTACAAATGGTGCTGCTGCTATAATTGACAGAGGAGCAAAAGAAGCATATGCTTGTTGTACACATGCGGTATTCTCTGATCCTGCTATTGAAAGATTAGCAGAATCTCCTTTAAAAGAAGTTATAGTAACTGACTCTATTGCTTTACCAGAAAGAAAGAAATTAGACAAAATAACTGTTCTTTCAGTTGATGAAATTTTCTCAGAAGCTATTAATAGAATTGTAAATAATCAATCAGTTTCTGAATTATTTGAAAAAGCTGAAACAAAAAGAAATGTTAAATAA
- the glmU gene encoding bifunctional UDP-N-acetylglucosamine diphosphorylase/glucosamine-1-phosphate N-acetyltransferase GlmU has product MKLKTLILAAGKGTRMKSELPKVIHEVNGIPMISKIIKVLEILKPEENILILGHKKEEVLKVVGEDADYVVQTEQLGTGHAVLQAKDKLEDYDGDVMVLCGDTPLLREETLEELYKFHRDTDSVTTILTSIYDNPFGYGRIVKENGLVKAIVEEKEADAEIKKIKEVNAGVYCFKGRELFDALSKITNNNEKGEYYLTDVIGIQVGEGKKVQSFVLNDNIEILGVNSKVELAQASKVLRDRKNIELMEKGAILIDPSAVYAEEDVKVGRDTVIYPGVVLQGKTVIGDNCQILGTTRIIDSTLGDNIKVESSVIEESILEEGVTVGPFAHLRPKSHLKEKVHIGNFVEIKKSTLEKGVKAGHLTYLGDAQIGEDTNIGAGTITCNYDGKNKFKTVVGKNSFIGSDSMLVAPVIIGENALVGAGSVITKDVPDNSLAVSRSKQIIKNDWRK; this is encoded by the coding sequence ATGAAATTGAAAACATTGATTCTTGCTGCTGGAAAAGGTACTAGAATGAAATCAGAACTTCCTAAAGTTATCCATGAAGTGAATGGAATTCCAATGATTTCTAAGATAATCAAAGTTCTGGAGATTTTAAAACCTGAAGAGAACATACTTATTTTAGGACATAAAAAAGAAGAAGTTTTAAAAGTGGTAGGAGAAGATGCAGACTATGTAGTACAGACTGAGCAACTTGGAACAGGACATGCAGTGTTGCAGGCAAAAGATAAATTAGAAGATTATGATGGAGATGTAATGGTACTATGTGGAGATACTCCTCTGTTAAGAGAAGAAACTCTGGAAGAACTTTATAAATTCCATAGAGATACAGATTCAGTAACAACTATACTTACTTCTATTTATGATAATCCATTTGGTTATGGAAGAATAGTAAAAGAAAATGGATTAGTTAAAGCAATAGTTGAAGAGAAGGAAGCAGATGCTGAAATTAAAAAGATAAAAGAAGTAAATGCTGGAGTTTACTGTTTTAAAGGAAGAGAGCTTTTTGATGCTCTTTCAAAAATAACTAATAACAATGAAAAAGGTGAATATTACCTAACTGATGTAATAGGAATACAAGTAGGAGAAGGGAAAAAAGTACAAAGTTTTGTGCTAAATGATAATATAGAAATATTAGGAGTAAACTCAAAAGTAGAACTTGCTCAAGCTTCAAAAGTATTGAGAGATAGAAAAAATATTGAGCTTATGGAAAAGGGAGCTATTCTTATAGATCCATCAGCTGTATATGCTGAAGAAGATGTAAAAGTAGGAAGAGATACTGTTATTTATCCTGGAGTAGTATTACAGGGAAAAACAGTGATTGGAGATAATTGTCAGATTTTAGGAACTACTAGAATAATAGACAGTACTTTAGGAGATAATATTAAAGTAGAAAGTTCTGTAATAGAGGAAAGTATTCTAGAAGAGGGAGTAACTGTAGGACCTTTTGCACATTTGAGACCAAAGAGCCATTTAAAAGAAAAAGTACATATAGGAAACTTTGTAGAAATAAAAAAATCTACTTTGGAAAAGGGAGTAAAAGCTGGTCATCTAACTTATTTAGGTGATGCACAGATTGGTGAGGACACAAATATTGGTGCTGGAACTATAACTTGTAATTATGATGGAAAGAACAAGTTTAAGACTGTTGTAGGAAAGAACTCTTTTATAGGAAGTGATTCTATGTTGGTAGCCCCAGTTATTATTGGAGAAAATGCTTTAGTAGGAGCAGGTTCAGTAATAACTAAGGATGTTCCTGATAACTCATTGGCTGTATCAAGAAGTAAACAAATTATTAAAAATGATTGGAGGAAATAA